The following are from one region of the Paenibacillus protaetiae genome:
- a CDS encoding UDP-N-acetylglucosamine 1-carboxyvinyltransferase: MEKLMIRGGRPLQGTVQISGAKNSAVALVPAALLAESEVVLDNLPHLSDVAVYSEILQELGAVVKWDGDVMRIDPSDLQSRPMPNGKVKLLRASYYLMGAMLGRFGEATIGMPGGCNFEPRPIDQHIKGFEALGATVKNDHGSIHISAKQLRGAKIYLDVVSVGATINIMLAASRAKGSTIIENAAKEPEIIDVATLLNAMGAKIKGAGTETIRIEGVDSLHGCRHSIIPDRIQAGTYMIAAAATRGNVLIDNVIPKHMEAMTAKLIEMGVHVEELDEAIRIIGRPEYSAIDVKALVYPGFATDLQSPMTSLLTQANGVSILTDYVYSNRFKHVPELVRMGANIRVEGRSAIVEGSRLNAAAVRASDLRAGAALVVAGLTVKEGVTEVSGVEYIDRGYDNLVENLQLLGAEVWREG, translated from the coding sequence ATGGAGAAATTGATGATTCGAGGCGGACGGCCTTTGCAGGGGACCGTTCAAATCAGCGGTGCCAAAAACAGCGCGGTTGCGCTCGTTCCGGCTGCGTTATTGGCGGAGTCGGAAGTTGTGCTCGATAATTTGCCTCATCTAAGCGATGTGGCGGTCTACAGCGAGATTTTGCAAGAGCTTGGAGCAGTCGTCAAATGGGATGGAGATGTCATGCGCATCGACCCGTCCGACCTGCAGTCAAGGCCAATGCCTAACGGCAAAGTGAAGCTGCTTCGCGCTTCCTACTATTTAATGGGCGCTATGCTTGGACGTTTCGGTGAAGCGACCATCGGCATGCCCGGCGGCTGTAATTTTGAACCGCGTCCGATTGATCAGCATATTAAAGGATTTGAAGCGCTTGGCGCTACGGTCAAGAACGACCATGGGTCCATTCATATTTCTGCCAAGCAGCTGCGCGGCGCCAAAATTTATTTGGACGTTGTCAGTGTAGGCGCAACGATTAACATTATGCTGGCGGCTTCCAGAGCCAAAGGCTCCACAATTATTGAAAATGCGGCAAAAGAGCCTGAAATCATAGATGTAGCGACACTTCTTAATGCAATGGGAGCAAAAATTAAAGGCGCCGGTACCGAGACGATCCGGATTGAAGGCGTCGACAGCCTGCATGGCTGCCGCCATTCCATTATTCCGGACCGGATTCAGGCAGGCACATATATGATCGCAGCAGCGGCTACCCGCGGCAACGTGCTGATTGACAATGTCATTCCGAAGCATATGGAGGCCATGACCGCCAAGCTGATCGAGATGGGTGTCCATGTCGAGGAGCTGGATGAGGCGATTCGGATTATCGGCCGGCCGGAATATTCGGCAATCGACGTAAAGGCGCTTGTTTATCCGGGTTTTGCGACGGATCTGCAATCGCCGATGACGAGCCTGCTTACTCAAGCAAACGGCGTCAGCATTTTGACCGATTATGTATACAGCAACCGGTTTAAGCATGTGCCGGAGCTTGTGCGCATGGGCGCCAACATTCGCGTGGAAGGCCGTTCCGCTATTGTGGAAGGCAGCCGGCTGAACGCGGCGGCGGTACGCGCATCCGACTTAAGAGCCGGAGCTGCGCTTGTTGTAGCGGGCCTTACAGTGAAAGAAGGCGTTACCGAAGTGAGCGGCGTCGAATATATCGACCGCGGTTACGATAATTTGGTCGAAAACTTGCAGCTGCTCGGAGCCGAGGTTTGGCGCGAAGGGTAA
- a CDS encoding response regulator, producing the protein MDKKKVLIVDDQNGIRVLLMEVFSSEGYNTFQAANGRLALEIVKEHSPDLVLLDMKIPGMDGLEILKHIKAINRDIKVIMMTAYGELDMIKEATDLGALMHFTKPFDIDEMRIAVNMQLGGDSSNNRFAVGS; encoded by the coding sequence TTGGATAAGAAAAAAGTTTTGATTGTTGACGATCAGAACGGGATCCGCGTGCTGTTGATGGAAGTGTTCAGCAGCGAAGGGTACAATACTTTTCAAGCAGCAAATGGCAGGCTTGCGCTCGAGATCGTCAAGGAGCATTCTCCGGACCTCGTCTTGCTTGACATGAAAATCCCGGGAATGGACGGATTGGAGATTTTGAAGCATATCAAAGCGATCAACCGTGATATCAAAGTCATTATGATGACGGCTTACGGCGAGCTGGATATGATCAAAGAAGCGACGGATTTAGGCGCTTTGATGCATTTTACAAAACCGTTCGATATTGACGAGATGCGTATTGCCGTAAATATGCAGCTTGGCGGAGACAGCTCGAATAATCGCTTTGCAGTGGGGTCCTGA
- the fba gene encoding class II fructose-1,6-bisphosphate aldolase, with amino-acid sequence MPLVSMNEFLPKAKAGKFAVGQFNMNNLEFAQAITEAAIAEKSPFIFGVSEGALKYMGIEYTVAIAEAAAKQSGLPIALHLDHGSSYEMAMKCIRAGFSSVMFDGSHYSLEENIAITKQVVKAAHAMGVSVEGELGTIGGVEDDISVDEEHAALAKPEEAIRFYEETGVDCLAIAVGTAHGMYKGEPKIHYDIIQKVTDAIPVPVVLHGGSGVPDEAIRLSIAAGVGKINVNTENQVACTNAIREILSADSNVYDPRKYMVPAREAMKAVVQEKIRLFGSSNQA; translated from the coding sequence ATGCCACTCGTATCTATGAATGAGTTTTTGCCAAAAGCCAAAGCAGGTAAATTTGCAGTGGGCCAGTTCAACATGAACAACCTGGAATTTGCTCAAGCGATCACAGAAGCGGCTATTGCAGAGAAATCGCCGTTTATTTTTGGTGTCAGCGAAGGCGCTTTGAAGTACATGGGTATCGAATATACGGTTGCAATTGCCGAAGCGGCGGCTAAACAATCCGGGCTTCCGATTGCGTTGCATTTGGATCACGGCAGCAGCTATGAAATGGCGATGAAATGTATTCGTGCCGGCTTTTCTTCCGTTATGTTTGACGGATCGCATTACAGTCTCGAAGAGAACATTGCGATTACGAAACAAGTGGTTAAAGCGGCACATGCAATGGGCGTATCGGTTGAAGGCGAGCTCGGTACGATCGGTGGCGTAGAAGATGATATTAGTGTGGATGAGGAGCATGCGGCTCTGGCGAAACCGGAAGAAGCTATCCGTTTCTATGAAGAAACCGGTGTAGACTGTCTTGCTATCGCAGTAGGCACAGCTCACGGCATGTATAAAGGCGAGCCCAAAATCCATTATGACATTATTCAAAAAGTAACGGATGCTATTCCGGTACCGGTTGTTCTTCACGGCGGCTCCGGCGTTCCTGACGAAGCGATTCGCCTGTCCATTGCAGCAGGCGTAGGCAAAATCAACGTGAACACGGAGAATCAGGTCGCTTGCACGAATGCGATTCGCGAAATACTTTCGGCGGACAGCAATGTTTACGATCCCCGTAAATATATGGTTCCGGCACGCGAAGCGATGAAAGCGGTCGTTCAAGAAAAAATCCGTCTGTTCGGAAGCAGCAACCAGGCGTAA
- the rho gene encoding transcription termination factor Rho, with the protein MTDLQISDLEEMKLTELYKLAKQHQIPYYGQLKKKELIFAILRAQAEQGGLMFMEGVLDILPEGFGFLRPINYLPSKEDIYISASQIRRFDLRTGDLVSGKCRAPKENEKYFGLLQVNAVNGTNPDLAAERLHFPALTPLYPQKKLVLETASSKLSTRIMDLLAPVGLGQRGLIVAPPKAGKTLLLKEIANSISTNNPDIELFVLLIDERPEEVTDMQRSVKGEVVASTFDELPENHIKVAELVLERALRLVEHKKDVVILLDSITRLARAYNLVVPASGRTLSGGIDPAAFHRPKRFFGAARNVEEGGSLTILATALIETGSRMDDIIYEEFKGTGNMELHLDRKLAERRIFPSIDIRRSGTRREEMLLTKEELDKLWAVRKSMNDSIEFVDGFLKKMKETKDNQEFLMSLDTSEEQKTERPAVRSSSSSGTQGRRTAPRTK; encoded by the coding sequence ATGACGGATCTTCAGATCAGTGATCTGGAAGAGATGAAGTTGACCGAATTGTATAAGCTGGCGAAGCAGCACCAGATCCCTTATTACGGTCAATTGAAGAAAAAAGAACTGATTTTTGCTATTTTGCGAGCCCAGGCTGAGCAAGGCGGCCTTATGTTTATGGAAGGCGTGCTGGACATTCTTCCGGAAGGATTTGGATTCCTGAGGCCTATCAACTATTTGCCGAGCAAAGAGGACATTTATATTTCCGCTTCCCAAATCAGGCGATTTGATTTGCGTACAGGCGATCTTGTTTCCGGCAAATGCCGTGCCCCGAAAGAAAATGAAAAATATTTCGGCTTGCTGCAAGTAAACGCGGTTAACGGCACCAATCCTGATTTAGCTGCAGAACGGTTACATTTTCCCGCATTAACTCCTCTATATCCGCAAAAGAAACTTGTACTTGAAACGGCTTCTTCCAAACTTTCCACGAGAATTATGGATTTGCTGGCCCCGGTAGGGTTAGGACAACGCGGGCTTATCGTTGCACCGCCTAAAGCGGGCAAAACATTGCTTCTCAAAGAAATCGCCAACAGCATTTCGACGAATAACCCGGATATTGAGCTGTTTGTGCTGCTTATTGACGAACGTCCGGAGGAAGTAACGGATATGCAGCGTTCGGTAAAAGGCGAAGTGGTGGCTTCCACTTTTGACGAGCTGCCGGAAAATCATATCAAAGTGGCCGAACTTGTGCTGGAGCGCGCTTTGCGCCTTGTGGAGCATAAGAAGGATGTCGTTATTCTGCTCGACAGCATTACACGTTTGGCAAGAGCCTACAACCTGGTCGTACCGGCATCGGGACGTACGCTTAGCGGCGGTATCGATCCGGCGGCATTTCATCGTCCGAAGCGCTTTTTTGGCGCAGCCCGCAACGTAGAGGAAGGCGGCAGCTTGACCATTCTGGCTACTGCGCTTATTGAGACGGGTTCGCGGATGGATGACATTATTTATGAAGAATTTAAAGGCACGGGCAATATGGAGCTTCATTTGGACCGCAAGCTGGCGGAACGCCGTATATTCCCTTCGATTGATATCCGCAGATCCGGCACGCGCCGGGAAGAGATGCTGCTGACCAAAGAAGAGCTGGATAAACTATGGGCCGTTCGCAAAAGCATGAACGACTCGATTGAATTTGTTGACGGATTTTTGAAGAAAATGAAAGAAACAAAAGATAATCAGGAATTTTTGATGTCACTTGACACATCGGAAGAACAAAAAACAGAACGTCCAGCGGTTCGAAGCAGCAGCAGCAGCGGAACCCAAGGGCGGCGTACGGCTCCTCGCACGAAATAA